Part of the candidate division TA06 bacterium genome is shown below.
CCACCGCCAGGGCGATGCCGAATATCAGCATCTCGATAAACGGCTGTCCCCGGAAAAGACCGAAGGCCACTATGACGCCCACCAGCGCCAAGGCCGCCCGGGCCAGCAGGCGGCCCATCCGGTCCAGGTTTTCTTGCAGCGGTGTCCTTCCGGTCTCCACCGCTTGCAGCATCTGGGCTATCTTGCCGAACTCGGTGCCCATGCCGGTGGCGGTGACCACCGCCCGGCCCCGGCCATAAGTGGCCACGGTTCCGGCGAAGGTCATGTTCCTGCGGTCGCCCAGCGGCAGATCTCCCCCCTGGGGCATCGGTTCGGTGGTCTTTTCTACTGGCAGTGACTCGCCGGTCAGGGCCGCTTCCTCGGCCTGCAGGTTGATAGCCTCGATCAAGCGGGCGTCGGCCGGCACTTTGTCGCCGGCCTGGAGCATGATGATGTCGCCCGGCACTAAGTCCCGGGCCGGGAGCTCTATCTCGCTGCCGTCCCGGAGCACGGTGGCGGTGGGGGCCGCCATCCGGCGCAGGGCCTCCATGGCCCGCTCGGCCCGGTATTCCTGGATAAAGCCCAAAAAGACCGCGAACAGGACGATAACCGCAATGGCCACCGACTCGATGCCGTGGCCCAGCGCCAGGGAAAGGGCGGTGGCCAAAAGCAAAATTATGATCAGCACGTTCTTGAACTGTTCCCCCATGATCTCCCAGGGGGAGATGCAGGCTGCGGCCTGCAGTTCATTTGGGCCGTGCTCGGCCAAACGGGTCTTGGCCTCGGCCGAGGAAAGGCCGGCATGTTTATCAGTTCTTAACTCGCCGAGGGTTTCCGCAACTGTTTTGTGGTGGTAAAACATTTTTCTCCCGCTAATATTTTTGACAACAGGCATTACCAGGGCCGAAAGGTATCCGCGCCCCATGAAAATATTCTTATCTCCAGACCAGCCAGACGAAAACCGAGGCCGCAGCCACTGCCGCCAGGGTAAAGGGCAGGCCCACTTTGACGAACCCGGGGAAGGACACATGGTAACCCTCTTTTTTAAGAATGCCGCAGGCCACGATGTTGGCCGAAGCCCCGATGGGAGTGATGTTTCCGCCCAGGCTGGCGCCGATCAGCAGGCCGAACAATAAAAGCGAAGGCTCCAGGTTCAAACTCTTGGAAAGCGAGATGGCCACCGGCAGCATGGCCGCCAGGTAGGGCACATTGTCCACGAAGGCCGAGATCAGCACCGACAAAAAGACCAGGGCGAAGAACCCCAGGAATATGTTCCCGCCGACCAGCCCGGCCAGACAGCCCGAAATGGTTTCTATCCACCCGTTGGCGATCAGCCCGCCCACCAGCACGAAAACCGCCATCAGAAAGGCGGTGGTGTCCCAGTCCAGGGACTTGATCTTTTGCCAGGCCGAGGCCTTTTTCCAGAGCACATCCCAACAGAAAGCGGCCATACCGAAAGCCATGCAGATGATGCCGGCCAGGAAGGAAAAGCCAGCGTCAAAGAACGAGGACAGGGCCAAAGCCACGATCATGGCGGTCAACATAATAGTAGGAATCCAGGACAGAACCTTCTCCTCGGCCACCAGGACCGTTTTTTGGGTGTGCTTCCGGAACACATAATATAATACCGGCAGCGAGGCCAATGCCCCCAACTCCACCGCAAAAAAGATGCTGGGCTTGCCGCGGTAGAAAAAGAAATCGAAGAAATTCATTTTGGCATAGCCCCCCAAAAGCATGCTGGGCGGATCCCCGATCAGGGTGGCCGTGCCCTGCAGATTGCTGGAGATGGCGATGGCGACCAGCATGTTGACGGGGTTTATATTCAGCCTTTTAGCCAGGGCCAGGGCGATGGGGGCCACGATCAGCACGGTGGCCACGTTCTCCACGAAGGCGGAGATGAATCCGGAGAGGGCGCAGATGGCGATGATGGCCCAGGCGATGCTGGGCGAGCGGTTGACGATATGCTCGGCCAGAAAGGCTGGTACCCGGCTCTCCAGGAAGATGTCGGTCAAAAACAGGGTGCCCACAAAAATGCCCATTACGTTCCAGTTAACGAAAAAAAAGGCCTGTTTAGCGCTTAAAGCGCCCAGCAGCACCAACAACAGGGAGGCCCCCACCGCCACCAGGGTCCGCTTTTTCAGGAAGACCATAAACAGCAAATAGGCCGCAATAAAAACGGCCAGGGATATGATTTTTGGATTCATTCGGAATTTTTCCTATCGACGAGCGTGAAAATATTTTTGATCTTTCATTATATCACCCAAACCTCAAATAAGTCAACAAAATCCAGCCCAAGAAAAGCCCGGGGAAAAATGGTTTTGACGCACACCCTGTCGCACATTTCCTGTTGATTAAACAAAAAATAATTGCTATACTAATAGTCTATGTCCAAACTGATGATCATCGCCGGAGAGACATCCGGCGACCTCCACGGCGGCCAGCTGGTGAAGGAGCTGAAGGCGCTGGATCCCGGCCTGGAAATATTCGGGATCGGGGGCGACCGGATGCAGGCCGGCGGGATGGAGCTTTTGTACCATGTGCGCGAATTTTCGTTCATGGGCATCGCCGAGGTTCTAGGGCATCTGCCTTTCATCCGCTCGGTGATGAAAAAAATGGAAGGCGAGCTTTACGCCCGGAAGCCCGATGCCGTGGCGCTGATAGACTATCCCGGCTTCAACCTGCAGTTCGCTGAAAAAGCCAAAAAGGCCAGGGTCCCGGTGATCTATTTCATCTCGCCCCAGGTTTGGGCCTGGGGCCGGGGCCGGGTGCGCAATATCCGGAAGTTCGTTGACAAGATGCTGTGCATCCTGCCGTTCGAAGAGGAGTTTTACCGGGGCCGCCGGGTGAACGCCCGCTATGTTGGCAACCCCCTGAGGGATGCTGTTAAAACCGGCCAGAGCCGGGAACAATTCCATCAGAAAAACGGATTGAACCTCCAGCACCATTTAGTGGGGCTGCTGCCGGGCAGCCGCAAGCAGGAGATAGAGCTGATTTTGCCGGTGATGCTGCAGACATCCCAAA
Proteins encoded:
- a CDS encoding citrate transporter, coding for MNPKIISLAVFIAAYLLFMVFLKKRTLVAVGASLLLVLLGALSAKQAFFFVNWNVMGIFVGTLFLTDIFLESRVPAFLAEHIVNRSPSIAWAIIAICALSGFISAFVENVATVLIVAPIALALAKRLNINPVNMLVAIAISSNLQGTATLIGDPPSMLLGGYAKMNFFDFFFYRGKPSIFFAVELGALASLPVLYYVFRKHTQKTVLVAEEKVLSWIPTIMLTAMIVALALSSFFDAGFSFLAGIICMAFGMAAFCWDVLWKKASAWQKIKSLDWDTTAFLMAVFVLVGGLIANGWIETISGCLAGLVGGNIFLGFFALVFLSVLISAFVDNVPYLAAMLPVAISLSKSLNLEPSLLLFGLLIGASLGGNITPIGASANIVACGILKKEGYHVSFPGFVKVGLPFTLAAVAAASVFVWLVWR
- the lpxB gene encoding lipid-A-disaccharide synthase, with amino-acid sequence MSKLMIIAGETSGDLHGGQLVKELKALDPGLEIFGIGGDRMQAGGMELLYHVREFSFMGIAEVLGHLPFIRSVMKKMEGELYARKPDAVALIDYPGFNLQFAEKAKKARVPVIYFISPQVWAWGRGRVRNIRKFVDKMLCILPFEEEFYRGRRVNARYVGNPLRDAVKTGQSREQFHQKNGLNLQHHLVGLLPGSRKQEIELILPVMLQTSQMLKEKDPGLQFALGLAHDVDRERIESLINAASLEVTLIKGSAYDLMAYSRLLLVASGTATLEAGISGTPMIIIYKTSPLTYFIGRRLIKVPYIGLVNLVAGKKVIPEFLQHEARPGAIYLMAQVLLAEGRPRQAVMAELANIPQILGAPGAAKRAAAEIYDSLKR